A portion of the Cryptomeria japonica chromosome 5, Sugi_1.0, whole genome shotgun sequence genome contains these proteins:
- the LOC131032779 gene encoding wall-associated receptor kinase-like 22 — MQGEGKNLKPIRYGPFEILEKIGTNAFRLNLPPYMQIYSVVNVENLKLYEPPMIFDEDANIQVPSVDDLAPKYMSELPEDVILDRNVRSSKRGAIEYFKVGCKGMHPGKAQCMEVERVRELYPHLLFKYNFISTSGLVKCIGSVTSFLVVSLAATVLVGLVAKETPLETCGGQVLSTTSAIHSFYSGRETLRLFSAKEMARAYNNYSNEMVLESGGFETVFKGILLDGTLVAIKKSKQAFNVEDGHDFLNEVTILSQINHRNIASRLQIAIETTEALAYLHSEASQPIFHRDVKSTNILLNESFSPKVVDFGISRLISTSNDTHLTTNIMDTTGYLDPKCFQTYQLTDKSNVYSFSVLLIERITGLEPLSVERISDEWSLSNLFLSRIKNNRLREISDSKVLEEENLQQMQDMGRLARECPHLERRKQPLMKEVVEEHLWIRGGAR, encoded by the exons ATGCAAGGTGAAGGTAAGAATCTTAAGCCTATCAGATATGGTCCCTTTGAGATCTTGGAAAAGATTGGTACCAATGCCTTTCGCCTTAATCTTCCTCCATATATGCAAATTTACTCAGTTGTAAATGTAGAAAACCTGAAGTTGTATGAGCCTccaatgatatttgatgaagacgCTAATATTCAAGTTCCTTCAGTTGATGACCTTGCACCTAAGTATATGTCAGAGCTGCCAGAGGATGTCATTCTtgacagaaatgtcagatcttcaaAAAGAGGTGCTATTGAGTACTTTAAAGTAGGATGTAAAGGGATGCATCCTGGAAAAGCACAATGCATGGAGGTTGAAAGAGTGAGGGAGTTGTATCCTCACTTACTTTTCAA GTATAATTTTATTTCAACGTCTGGTCTGGTAAAATGCATAGGATCCGTCACTTCATTTCTGGTTGTCTCATTAGCAGCAACTGTCTTGGTTGGTTTGGTGGCTAAAGAAACGCCACTTGAAACTTGTGGAGGTCAAGTACTTTCAACAACTTCAGCAATACATAGCTTCTACAGTGGGAGAGAAACCCTGAGACTCTTTTCTGCCAAAGAAATGGCAAGAGCTTATAATAATTATTCAAATGAAATGGTATTGGAAAGTGGTGGCTTCGAAACTGTATTCAAAGGTATTCTATTGGATGGTACACTTGTGGCTATTAAAAAATCCAAGCAAGCTTTCAATGTAGAGGATGGCCATGACTTTCTGAATGAAGTTACAATTCTTTCTCAAATCAATCACAGAAACATA GCATCACGTCTGCAGATTGCAATCGAGACGACGGAGGCTTTGGCATATCTACATTCTGAAGCATCTCAACCCATTTTCCACCGGGATGTGAAATCAACTAATATTCTTTTAAATGAGTCATTTTCTCCCAAAGTTGTAGACTTTGGGATTTCTCGTCTCATCTCTACTTCCAATGATACACATCTCACAACAAATATAATGGACACAACGGGTTACTTAGATCCCAAGTGCTTCCAAACGTATCAGCTCACCGACAAAAGCAATGTATACAGTTTTAGTGTTCTCCTAATTGAGCGTATAACAGGTCTGGAACCGCTGAGTGTCGAAAGGATCAGCGATGAGTGGAGCTTATCTAATCTTTTTCTTTCCAGAATAAAAAACAACCGCCTCAGGGAAATCTCGGATAGCAAAGTACTGGAGGAGGAAAACCTGCAACAGATGCAAGATATGGGAAGGTTAGCAAGGGAATGCCCTCATTTGGAAAGGAGGAAACAACCATTGATGAAGGAGGTCGTGGAGGAACATTTATGGATAAGAGGTGGCGCAAGATAG
- the LOC131875718 gene encoding uncharacterized protein LOC131875718, with amino-acid sequence MQRRVARENKGKRPGGDCEPPKTPPSPSSPSSPSSPSSTHSESSSLFKSSHKPKIKLDVKFDLPKYCGELNAEKLDDWIQQVEVYCRVQNLLDDANRIQLATLRLGGTTLTWWESRIRDGSSQHGKINLTWPDFVNALKKQLYPLDHMQQLMMSWQLFRQGKGQSVQDYTHEFRKKAIALNVPFNLDEVCVQATHLESRGKGSFIDKSDKKPSKSENKSQNKGKGKKIATVKKEGEKPTCSHCKKEGHDDSWCWKLHPEKRPKRYGGNKDKQKTATIIQQDLGSNSRDETKIVVAGIQGKEKFRSLSSTTSSSNISASTSKDSTPKNDKQRNELFHIRVVIKHTKVDILFDTGSQVNLISEEIVKKLNLTTIPHLKPYPMGWVCNDAQLQVTKQCKIRFAIIANFVDEVEADVVPLDICGLVLGSPYLYDRQAIFYRGENKYHLFKDKVKYIVRAHKVKSNLALVNAGQMKRLVNSSKNFVLMLVKAKEEETFEAFKGCDPKHKAEMVKVVSAYDDLFQELKGLPPKREIQHEIQLQQDVPLPNIGMYRLSVLQNEEIKKQVQVLVERGVIHPSTSPCGSPIVLVPKKDGTWRMCIDYRALNKITVKNRYHLPRIDDLLD; translated from the exons ATGCAAAGACGTGTAGCTCGTGAGAACAAAGGAAAAAGACCAGGAGGTGACTGTGAGCCTCCAAAAACACCCccatctccttcttctccttcttccccaTCTTCTCCCTCTTCTACTCATTCTGAGTCTTCTTCTCTTTTCAAGAGTTCACATAAGCCTAAGATTaaattggatgtaaaatttgaTCTACCAAAGTATTGTGGGGAATTAAATGCTGAGAAATTAGATGATTGGATTCAACAAGTTGAAGTCTATTGTAGAGTCCAAAACCTCTTAGATGATGCCAATAGGATCCAATTAGCTACTCTTCGGTTAGGAGGTACAACTCTAACTTGGTGGGAGAGTAGAATTCGGGATGGGTCTTCACAACATGGTAAAATCAATTTAACTTGGCCAGACTTTGTTAATGCTCTCAAGAAGCAATTATATCCCCTAGACCATATGCAACAGCTAATGATGAGCTGGCAACTTTTTAGGCAAGGGAAAGGTCAGTCTGTCCAAGATTACACCCATGAATTCAGAAAGAAGGCTATTGCATTAAATGTTCCATT TAACTTAGATGAAGTCTGTGTTCAAGCCACGCACCTAGAGTCAAGAGGTAAGGGTTCTTTTATTGATAAGTCTGATAAGAAGCCATCTAAGTCTGAGAACAAATCCCAAAACAAAGGGAAGGGGAAAAAGATAGCTACAGTGAAGAaagagggtgaaaaacccacatgctcacattgcaagaaagaagggcatgaTGATTCTTGGTGCTGGAAGCTGCACCCTGAAAAGAGGCCAAAGAGATATGgtggaaacaaagacaaacaaaagacTGCTACTATAATTCAACAGGATCTTGGATCTAACTCTAGAGATGAGACAAAGATCGTTGTTGCCGGAatccaaggtaaagaaaaatttagaTCTCTCTCATCAACTACAAGTTCTTCTAATATAAGTGCAAGTACAAGTAAAGATTCTACTCCTAAGAATGATAAGCAAaggaatgaattatttcatattcgGGTTGTTATCAAACATACTAAAGTTGATATATTATTTGATACGGGTTCTCAAGTTAACTTGATATCTGAAGAAATTGTTAAAAAGCTTAACTTGACTACAATACCTCATCTGAAACCATACCCTATGGGATGGGTTTGCAATGATGCACAATTGCAAGTAACTAAACAATGTAAGATaagatttgctatcattgcaaacTTTGTAGATGAGGTAGAAGCTGATGTAGTCCCTTTAGATATTTGTGGTCTTGTACTTGGGAGTCCATATTTGTATGATCGACAGGCTATCTTCTATAGAGGGGAGAACAAATACCATCTTTTTAAAGATAAGGTTAAATACATTGTACGGGCACATAAGGTAAAGAGTAATCTTGCACTAGTTAATGCTGGTCAAATGAAAAGGTTAGTCAACTCTAGTAAGAACTTTGTATTAATGCTTGTAAAAGCCAAAGAGGAAGAAACATTTGAGGCATTTAAAGGATGTGATCCTAAGCATAAGGCTGAAATGGTCAAAGTTGTTTCCGCTTACGATGACTTGTTTCAGGAACTAAAAGGATTGCCTCCTAAGAGAGAGATACAACATGAGATCCAGTTGCAGCAGGATGTGCCACTTCCAAACATTGGCATGTACCGGTTATCAGTCTTGcaaaatgaagagatcaaaaaGCAGGTTCAAGTGCTGGTTGAGAGAGGAGTTATTCATCCTAGTACATCTCCTTGCGGTTCTCCTATTGTGTTGGTTCCAAAGAAAGATGGGACTTGGAGAATGTGCATCGACTACAGGGCTCTGAACAAGATAACGGTAAAGAACAGGTACCATcttcctagaattgatgatttacttgATTAG